The DNA region CTTGAGGGAACGGCATGGAACCTCAGCGCCGCTCTCTTCGGGGAGGAACCTACCGCCCTCCATTCGTCACCATACATCCCCTCAAAGGGCGGAATTCATCCGCGGGAGGCTGCGCAGCACCACGCTTCGGTGATGAAGGATCTCATATCCCGGGTGCTGACCGACCCTGAACGGATCCGGGCGGTTGCCTTCTCACAGGGGCCGGGTCTCGGCCCGTCTCTACGGACGGTGGCGACAGCGGCGCGTGCCCTCTCGATAGCCCTGGGCGTGCCGCTCATCGGTGTCAACCACTGTGTGGCACACATCGAGATCGGGAGATGGGCGACCGGGTTTTCCGACCCCATCGTTCTCTACGCGAGCGGTGCAAACACCCAGGTGCTCGGTTACCTCAATGGCCGTTACCGGATATTCGGGGAGACGCTGGATATTGGTCTAGGAAACGCGCTCGATAAGTTTGCACGCTACCACGATCTGCCGCACCCAGGCGGCCCTGCCATCGAGAGCCTGGCGCGCAGCGGCGGCTACATCGAACTCCCCTACACCGTGAAGGGAATGGATCTTGCCTTCTCCGGGCTGGTCAGCGCCGCCCAGGAGAGCACCGCCCCCCTGGAGGATGTATGTTACAGCCTCCAGGAGACCGCGTTTGCGATGTGTGTCGAGGTTACGGAGCGGGCGCTTGCACATGCCGGGAAGGATGAGGTGATCCTTGTCGGCGGGGTGGGTGCAAACAGCCGGCTGCAGGAGATGCTACGGGTTATGTGCGAGGAACGGGGGGCGAAGTTTGCCGTCCCAGAGCGGACTTACCTCGGCGACAACGGCGCGATGATTGCTTACACGGGCAGGATCATGCTGGACCACGGTGTCACCCTTCCTCTCGAAGAGTCGCAGA from Methanoculleus receptaculi includes:
- a CDS encoding bifunctional N(6)-L-threonylcarbamoyladenine synthase/serine/threonine protein kinase; its protein translation is MPDKRPEEGLVLGLEGTAWNLSAALFGEEPTALHSSPYIPSKGGIHPREAAQHHASVMKDLISRVLTDPERIRAVAFSQGPGLGPSLRTVATAARALSIALGVPLIGVNHCVAHIEIGRWATGFSDPIVLYASGANTQVLGYLNGRYRIFGETLDIGLGNALDKFARYHDLPHPGGPAIESLARSGGYIELPYTVKGMDLAFSGLVSAAQESTAPLEDVCYSLQETAFAMCVEVTERALAHAGKDEVILVGGVGANSRLQEMLRVMCEERGAKFAVPERTYLGDNGAMIAYTGRIMLDHGVTLPLEESQIRPGYRADEVEIVWRPEPGEIFAGGPHEGGVARGAEGVVEIGEDTVAKRRLNKRYRHPELDRRLITERTRAEARLISMARRAGVPTPVIRDITTDTIVMERIRGDLLKYVAAPETVRVAGETVGRLHAAGIVHGDLTTSNMIVRDGQCVLIDFGLASTSSEVESRGVDIHVFFQTLESTAQNFEDLIEAFIEGYSRVFPDADEVIEREHEIEMRGRYL